The Streptomyces sp. NBC_01463 DNA window CCCCGAGCAGCACCCCCACCTCCCGGGCCGGATGCGCCACCCGGTGCAGGGGTCTGCCGCGGAAGTAGGTGACACCTCGCCCCGGTTCGAGTTCGAGCATGAGGCGCAGGGCCGCGGTCTTGCCGGAACCCGGCGGGCCCAGCAGGGCGGTGACGCAGCCGGATCCGGCTTCGAACGTGAGGTCGTCCACGGCGGGCGGAAGTCCGCGGTGGCGGGCGCTGGTGAGTCCGATGGCCTGGAGCATCGCTTCTCTCGCAGAAGGTGAGACCGCTCGGCGGCAGAAGGTACCGCAGCACGATAACCCGACATATCAGACTTTTCGCGCAATGCCGAACCTACGGCGTTCCGGACATCTGTCAGAGCGTCAGGAGCACCGGGAGCGCCACCTCGGGTCCGGATCCCAGGCAGCACGGATCTCGGGCTCGGACCTCAGCCCCCAGCATCAGCGGGCTCGGCCCCGGTGTGGGCGTCGACGACCGCCCTCAGCCGGCCGGCCGCTCCCGGGTGCCCAGACCTCGGGCTCAGGCCTCGGGCTCGGACCTCGGGCTCAGACCTCGGGCCGCAGCATCGGCGGATTCAGCACCGTGGCCGAACCCGACCGGAACAGCTGGGCGGGGCGGCCGCCCTGACGGGTGGTCGTCCCCCCGGCAGGCACCAGGAAGCCGGGCGTGCCCGTCACCTTGCGATGGAAGTTCCTCGGGTCGAGCACCACGCCCCACACCGCCTCGTACACCCGGCGCAGCTCGCCGACCGTGAACGAGGGCGGGCAGAACGCGGTGGCCAGCGAGGAGTACTCGATCTTGGAACGGGCCCGCTCCACACCGTCGGCGAGGATCTGGGCGTGGTCGAAGGCCAGCGGGGCCTGCCGCTCGCCCTCGCGCCCGTAGCCCCCTTCCGGCCCGAGAAGGTCCTCGACAGGCGCCCAGCGCGCACTGTTCGCGTCGCCGCCCGCACGCGGAGCCGGCAGATCGGGCGCCAGCGCGAGATGGGCGACGCTGACGACCCTCATCCGGGGATCGCGCTCGGGCGCTCCGTACGTGGCGAGCTGTTCGAGATGTGCGCCGTTGCCGACCGACGGGGTCGCCGGGTCGTGCGCGCACAGCCCGGTCTCCTCGACGAGTTCGCGCGCCGCCGCGGCGCCGAGGTCCTCATCGGCTTTGACGAAGCCGCCGGGCAGCGCCCACCTGCCCTGGAACGGCGTCTCACCTCGGCGTACCACCAGCGCACAGAGCGCATGACGGCGCACCGTGAGCACAACCAGGTCGACGGTGACAGCGAAGGGCGGGAAGGTCGACGGGTCGTAGGGCGGCATGCCGTGATCATAGTCGTCTGCCTGACGATAAACACTCCCTTCGTGATGCCTCTTCACGGGTCCCGGCGCCTTCCGGACAGGCTTCCCCCGGGCCCGGACCGGTCGGCGACGGGGTGGCCACCGGCGACCCGTACCCCGGTCGCCGGCCACCTCCGGCTGTCCGGCGCCACGCCGCTCTCATCGGCCGGTCCGGGTCGCGCGGCGGCCCTGGTTCCGCGACTGCCCGGCCCGGCGGCGGCCGGCGGCGGCGCCCGACCGGACGGCCCGGGGCCGCGTCCGCCGCCGCCCGGCCGCCTGCGCCCGGGCGGAACGGGCCCCCGCGACCCGTCCCGCACCGTGGCCACGCCGTACCGTCCGGGTGTCGCGCCGCACGGCCCCCGTGTCCTGCGCCGTGTCGCGCGCCGCCGTCCGGGTGTCGCGCTCACCGCGCA harbors:
- a CDS encoding NUDIX hydrolase, translating into MPPYDPSTFPPFAVTVDLVVLTVRRHALCALVVRRGETPFQGRWALPGGFVKADEDLGAAAARELVEETGLCAHDPATPSVGNGAHLEQLATYGAPERDPRMRVVSVAHLALAPDLPAPRAGGDANSARWAPVEDLLGPEGGYGREGERQAPLAFDHAQILADGVERARSKIEYSSLATAFCPPSFTVGELRRVYEAVWGVVLDPRNFHRKVTGTPGFLVPAGGTTTRQGGRPAQLFRSGSATVLNPPMLRPEV